One genomic window of Comamonas serinivorans includes the following:
- the tatA gene encoding Sec-independent protein translocase subunit TatA, with protein MGSFSIWHWLVVLLIVVLVFGTKKLKNIGSDLGGAVKGFKDGMKDGTATDTPAETTATPQVANQTTADKATIDVEAKTKS; from the coding sequence ATGGGTTCGTTTTCCATCTGGCACTGGCTGGTCGTGCTGCTCATCGTGGTGCTGGTGTTCGGCACCAAGAAGCTCAAGAACATCGGTTCTGACCTGGGCGGCGCCGTCAAGGGGTTCAAGGACGGCATGAAGGACGGCACCGCCACCGACACGCCCGCCGAAACCACGGCGACGCCGCAGGTGGCCAACCAGACGACCGCCGACAAAGCCACGATCGACGTGGAAGCCAAGACCAAGTCGTGA
- a CDS encoding helix-turn-helix domain-containing protein, protein MRHTTATSLASSPTVPNARSPFGDHLRHWRLHRRLSQQDLALEANVSTRHLSCVETGRAMPSREMILRLADRLAVPLRERNALLVAAGFSPTYGARPLDHPELAAARQAVEQLLKAHQPYPALAVDRHWNLVMANDAAQGLMAGVAPHLLAPPLNVLRLSLHPDGLAPRIVNLAQWRAHVLERLAQQINATADAQLLSLRDELAALSEAAASHPESEEAPNAGMGAGIVVPLVLRTPGGTLRFISTTTIFGTPVDVTLQDLAIESFFPADAATQAALARA, encoded by the coding sequence ATGCGCCACACCACCGCCACCTCACTTGCCTCGTCCCCCACCGTGCCCAACGCGCGTTCGCCGTTTGGCGACCACCTGCGCCACTGGCGCCTGCACCGGCGCCTGAGCCAGCAGGACCTCGCGCTCGAGGCCAACGTCTCCACCCGCCACCTCAGCTGTGTCGAAACCGGGCGCGCCATGCCCAGCCGCGAGATGATCCTGCGCCTGGCCGACCGGCTGGCGGTGCCGCTGCGCGAGCGCAATGCGCTGCTGGTGGCGGCGGGCTTTTCGCCCACCTATGGCGCGCGGCCGCTGGACCACCCCGAGCTGGCCGCAGCGCGTCAGGCCGTCGAGCAGCTGCTGAAGGCGCATCAGCCGTACCCGGCCCTCGCGGTGGACCGCCACTGGAACCTGGTCATGGCCAACGACGCGGCCCAGGGCCTGATGGCCGGCGTGGCGCCGCACCTGCTGGCGCCGCCGCTCAACGTGTTGCGCCTGAGCCTGCACCCCGATGGCCTGGCCCCGCGCATCGTCAACCTGGCGCAGTGGCGGGCGCACGTGCTCGAGCGGCTGGCGCAGCAGATCAACGCCACGGCCGACGCGCAGCTGCTGTCCCTGCGCGACGAACTGGCCGCGCTGAGCGAGGCCGCGGCCAGCCATCCCGAGTCGGAGGAGGCGCCCAACGCCGGCATGGGCGCCGGCATCGTCGTGCCGCTGGTGTTGCGCACACCGGGCGGCACGCTGCGCTTCATCAGCACCACGACCATCTTCGGCACGCCGGTCGACGTCACGCTGCAGGACCTGGCGATCGAGTCCTTTTTCCCCGCCGATGCCGCGACGCAGGCCGCCTTGGCACGTGCATGA
- a CDS encoding DUF4870 family protein translates to MPSKDIIDVEPVNRQAADSLKTWGWVSYILHLIVAVGAVVPGAQVSVALLLVALAIDLVKRDDALGTWQQSHFSWRIRSVLWAAIWYALTFWGFLLGLLLFNPIWVVVSVWFLYRIVRGMVAMERGVAVGA, encoded by the coding sequence GTGCCTTCCAAAGACATCATCGACGTCGAACCCGTGAACCGCCAGGCGGCCGATTCGCTCAAGACCTGGGGCTGGGTCAGCTACATCCTCCACCTCATCGTGGCCGTGGGGGCGGTGGTGCCGGGCGCGCAGGTGTCGGTGGCGCTGCTGCTGGTGGCGCTGGCCATCGACCTGGTCAAGCGCGACGACGCGCTGGGCACCTGGCAGCAAAGCCACTTCAGCTGGCGCATCCGCTCGGTGCTGTGGGCCGCCATCTGGTACGCGCTGACCTTCTGGGGCTTCCTGCTGGGGCTGCTGCTGTTCAACCCGATCTGGGTGGTGGTGTCGGTGTGGTTCCTCTACCGCATCGTGCGCGGCATGGTGGCCATGGAGCGCGGCGTCGCCGTGGGCGCATGA
- the hisI gene encoding phosphoribosyl-AMP cyclohydrolase codes for MSEPNVERGSPNWLGQVKWDEHGLVPVIAQEAQTGDVLMFAWMNREALLKTSELGRAVYFSRSRRKLWFKGEESGHVQQVHEIRIDCDNDVILLKVTQLGHEPGIACHTGRHSCFYSRLEQGHWQPVDPVLKDPDSIYTSV; via the coding sequence ATGTCTGAACCCAACGTCGAACGCGGCTCGCCGAACTGGCTGGGCCAGGTGAAGTGGGACGAACACGGCCTGGTGCCCGTCATCGCGCAGGAGGCGCAGACGGGCGATGTGCTGATGTTCGCCTGGATGAACCGCGAGGCCCTGCTCAAGACCTCGGAGCTGGGGCGCGCGGTGTACTTCAGCCGCTCGCGCCGCAAGCTCTGGTTCAAGGGCGAGGAGTCCGGCCACGTGCAGCAGGTGCACGAGATCCGCATCGATTGCGACAACGACGTCATCTTGCTGAAGGTGACGCAGCTGGGCCACGAGCCCGGCATCGCCTGCCACACCGGCCGCCACAGCTGCTTTTATTCGCGCCTGGAGCAAGGGCATTGGCAGCCCGTCGATCCGGTCTTGAAAGATCCGGACAGCATCTACACCTCTGTCTGA
- a CDS encoding phosphoribosyl-ATP diphosphatase yields the protein MSETTLTDALARLADVLESRQPAAGGDPDKSYVARLLAKGPDAFLKKIGEEATEVVMAAKDVDAGADKTQLVYEVADLWFHTLVALTHYGLRPEDVVGELVRREGLSGLEEKALRKAVGREQSESRPV from the coding sequence ATGAGCGAGACCACCCTGACCGATGCGCTGGCGCGCCTGGCCGATGTGCTGGAAAGCCGTCAACCTGCCGCTGGCGGCGATCCCGACAAAAGCTATGTCGCGCGCCTGTTGGCCAAAGGGCCCGATGCCTTCCTGAAAAAGATCGGCGAAGAGGCCACCGAGGTCGTCATGGCCGCCAAGGATGTGGACGCGGGCGCCGACAAGACCCAGCTGGTGTACGAGGTCGCCGACCTGTGGTTTCACACCCTGGTGGCGCTGACGCATTACGGGCTGCGGCCCGAGGACGTGGTGGGCGAGCTGGTGCGCCGCGAGGGCCTGAGTGGCCTGGAGGAAAAAGCCTTGCGCAAGGCCGTGGGTCGGGAACAATCCGAGTCGCGTCCGGTCTGA
- a CDS encoding patatin-like phospholipase family protein: MSEAQPLPAAAAAESDAPKRRINLALQGGGAHGAFTWGVLDALLEDGRIEFEGISGTSAGAMNAAVMAHGFAQAFARNQRGRLAAQSARDALRAFWTQVGAVGSMAAAGMAVPGVQLLMSAMARVMSPYQANPLDINPLRSLLEQQVDFEAIARQRTLKLFIGATNVRTGRAEIFSGKRVTVDALMASACLPQLFKAVEIDGEAYWDGGYTGNPPLYPLTYGTVSSDVLIVQINPIVREDVPDRVADIQDRVNQITFNAPLIAETRAIAFVRKLMEQGRLDTALYRSLFLHRIDGGEALLALNPSSKLNATSGLVEHLFVEGRLAGQTWLLQHFDDLGVRDSLVIPKVHL; encoded by the coding sequence ATGAGCGAGGCGCAACCGCTGCCGGCTGCTGCGGCCGCCGAGTCCGACGCCCCGAAGCGGCGCATCAACCTGGCCCTGCAAGGCGGTGGCGCCCATGGCGCCTTCACCTGGGGCGTGCTCGATGCACTGCTGGAAGACGGCCGCATCGAGTTCGAAGGCATCAGCGGCACCAGCGCTGGCGCCATGAACGCCGCCGTGATGGCGCATGGCTTCGCGCAGGCGTTTGCGCGCAACCAGCGCGGCCGGCTGGCCGCCCAATCCGCGCGCGATGCCCTGCGGGCGTTCTGGACCCAGGTCGGGGCCGTGGGCTCGATGGCCGCGGCCGGCATGGCCGTGCCGGGCGTGCAGCTGCTGATGAGCGCCATGGCGCGCGTGATGTCGCCCTACCAGGCCAACCCGCTGGACATCAACCCGCTGCGGTCGCTGCTCGAGCAGCAGGTCGACTTCGAGGCCATCGCGCGGCAGCGCACGCTCAAGCTCTTCATCGGCGCCACCAACGTGCGCACGGGCCGGGCCGAGATCTTCTCGGGCAAGCGCGTGACGGTCGATGCCCTCATGGCCTCGGCCTGCCTGCCGCAGCTGTTCAAGGCCGTGGAGATCGACGGCGAGGCCTACTGGGACGGCGGCTACACGGGCAACCCGCCGCTGTACCCGCTGACCTACGGCACGGTGTCGTCCGACGTCCTCATCGTCCAGATCAACCCCATCGTGCGCGAGGACGTGCCCGATCGCGTGGCGGACATCCAGGACCGTGTCAACCAGATCACCTTCAATGCGCCGCTGATCGCCGAGACGCGCGCCATCGCCTTCGTGCGCAAGCTCATGGAGCAGGGGCGGCTCGACACCGCGCTCTACCGCAGCCTGTTCCTGCACCGCATCGACGGCGGCGAGGCCTTGCTGGCCCTCAACCCCAGCAGCAAGCTCAACGCCACCAGCGGGCTGGTCGAACACCTGTTCGTCGAAGGCCGCCTGGCCGGCCAGACCTGGCTGCTGCAGCACTTCGACGACCTGGGCGTGCGCGACAGCCTGGTCATCCCCAAGGTGCACCTGTAG
- the tatB gene encoding Sec-independent protein translocase protein TatB gives MIDLGISKMALIGVVALIVIGPEKLPRVARTVGALLGKAQRYVADVKAEVNRAIDLEELQKMKSSVETAARDVESSVRTGLSEVDDQLNGRDGAALSDDDRGLDTAGAEYGLASGWATPSPSALKPKKNWRLKRGATPQWYKSKARVRTHVQSGAARVARFRPKSHGR, from the coding sequence GTGATTGATCTGGGCATTTCCAAGATGGCCTTGATCGGCGTGGTGGCGCTGATCGTCATTGGTCCCGAAAAACTGCCGCGCGTGGCCCGCACCGTGGGCGCATTGCTGGGCAAGGCGCAGCGCTACGTGGCCGACGTGAAGGCCGAGGTGAACCGCGCCATCGACCTGGAAGAGCTGCAGAAGATGAAGAGCTCGGTCGAGACCGCGGCGCGCGACGTCGAATCGTCGGTGCGCACGGGCTTGTCCGAGGTCGACGACCAGCTCAACGGCCGCGATGGCGCGGCGCTGTCGGACGACGACCGCGGGCTGGACACGGCCGGTGCCGAGTACGGCCTGGCCAGCGGCTGGGCCACCCCCAGCCCCAGCGCGCTCAAGCCCAAGAAGAACTGGCGCCTGAAGCGGGGCGCGACGCCGCAGTGGTACAAGTCCAAGGCCCGCGTGCGCACCCATGTGCAATCGGGCGCGGCCCGCGTGGCGCGCTTCCGGCCCAAATCGCATGGACGCTGA
- a CDS encoding PepSY domain-containing protein, whose product MTPRAIRPPFALLRATLAAVAASGLLALPGGWAGEQDQVRAGVHTGQYKPLAVIVSDLSKTYPGRVLDVETKRGPQGELRYEITLASPQGHKQELLVDAATGRVLAQEPDLGDQALTLAQLAAHLRRVEQQLGSRVVDAEFEVNRGKAHYKLKLMPRGTTTHKVLMDARTGALEGPAGSLSATAITPMPEVLQALSGRFAGLVREVELEQDERQGAYYEIELAQDPGSTLELHVDARTGAILKRKVED is encoded by the coding sequence ATGACACCGCGCGCGATCCGCCCTCCTTTTGCCCTGCTGCGCGCGACGCTGGCCGCCGTGGCCGCGAGCGGGCTGCTGGCCCTGCCCGGCGGCTGGGCTGGCGAGCAGGACCAGGTGCGTGCCGGCGTGCACACCGGGCAGTACAAGCCCTTGGCCGTCATCGTGTCAGACCTGAGCAAGACATACCCTGGCCGTGTGCTGGACGTGGAAACCAAGCGCGGGCCGCAGGGCGAGCTGCGCTACGAAATCACCCTGGCCAGCCCGCAAGGGCACAAGCAAGAGCTGTTGGTGGACGCGGCAACCGGGCGCGTGCTGGCGCAGGAGCCCGACCTGGGCGACCAGGCCTTGACCCTGGCCCAGCTGGCCGCGCACCTGCGGCGTGTGGAGCAGCAGCTGGGCAGCCGCGTGGTCGATGCCGAGTTCGAGGTGAACCGCGGCAAGGCCCACTACAAGCTCAAGCTCATGCCGCGCGGCACCACGACGCACAAGGTGCTCATGGATGCGCGCACCGGCGCGCTCGAAGGCCCAGCGGGCAGCCTGTCGGCCACGGCCATCACCCCCATGCCCGAGGTGCTGCAGGCCTTGAGCGGCCGCTTCGCCGGCCTGGTGCGCGAGGTGGAGCTGGAGCAGGACGAGCGCCAGGGGGCGTACTACGAAATCGAGCTGGCGCAGGACCCTGGCAGCACGCTGGAGCTGCACGTGGACGCGAGGACGGGCGCCATCCTCAAGCGCAAGGTGGAGGACTGA
- a CDS encoding phosphomannomutase/phosphoglucomutase, whose protein sequence is MQLTPSIFKAYDIRGIVPSTLNEAVAEGLGKAFGTHALRQGERVVAVGRDGRLSGPSLVQALIRGLVAVGIEVIDIGMVTTPMLYFAASTLCHSGIQVTGSHNPRDYNGFKMVLGGRAIHGDEIQGLREIMEAESWTEPREGGGTVQQADVFPAYLARITGDVKLARPMTVVVDCGNGVAGATAPQVLRALGCEVIELFSEVDGRFPNHHPDPSKPENLRDVIAALQTGPAELGLAFDGDGDRLGIVTKDGQTIYPDRQMMLFARDVLQRVPGGTVVFDVKCSQQLAPAIREAGGQPLMYKTGHSLVKAQMKAVGAPLGGEMSGHIFFQERWFGFDDGTYAGCRLLEILSREADPSAALNALPTSHATPELNVPCDEGEPHALAARLQTLAASWFAAPAAGQAPSGARALPEGVAAPVVSTIDGLRVDWSDGFGLIRASNTTPVLVLRFEGQTDAALRRIEADMLALLHAVKPDAQLAQAAH, encoded by the coding sequence ATGCAGCTCACCCCCTCCATCTTCAAGGCCTACGACATCCGCGGCATCGTGCCGTCCACCCTGAACGAGGCCGTGGCCGAAGGCCTAGGCAAGGCGTTCGGCACGCATGCGCTGCGGCAGGGCGAACGCGTCGTGGCGGTCGGACGCGATGGCCGCCTCTCCGGTCCGTCGCTCGTCCAGGCGCTGATCCGCGGGCTGGTGGCCGTCGGCATCGAGGTCATCGACATCGGCATGGTGACCACGCCCATGCTGTATTTCGCCGCCAGCACGCTGTGCCACAGCGGCATCCAGGTCACGGGCAGCCACAACCCGCGCGACTACAACGGCTTCAAGATGGTCCTGGGCGGCCGGGCGATCCATGGCGACGAGATCCAAGGCCTGCGCGAGATCATGGAGGCCGAAAGCTGGACCGAGCCACGCGAAGGCGGGGGCACGGTCCAGCAGGCCGATGTGTTTCCCGCCTACCTCGCGCGCATCACCGGCGACGTCAAGCTGGCCCGTCCCATGACCGTGGTGGTCGACTGCGGCAACGGCGTGGCCGGCGCCACGGCGCCACAGGTGCTGCGGGCGCTGGGCTGCGAGGTGATCGAGCTGTTTTCCGAGGTGGATGGGCGCTTCCCCAACCACCACCCCGACCCCAGCAAGCCCGAAAACCTGCGCGACGTCATCGCCGCGCTGCAGACCGGTCCGGCCGAGCTGGGCCTGGCGTTCGACGGCGACGGCGACCGCCTGGGCATCGTCACCAAGGACGGCCAGACCATTTACCCCGACCGCCAGATGATGCTGTTCGCCCGCGATGTGCTGCAGCGCGTGCCGGGCGGCACCGTGGTGTTCGACGTGAAGTGCTCGCAGCAGCTGGCGCCCGCCATTCGAGAGGCCGGCGGCCAGCCGCTGATGTACAAGACCGGCCACTCGCTGGTCAAGGCGCAGATGAAGGCCGTGGGCGCGCCGCTGGGCGGCGAGATGAGCGGCCACATCTTCTTCCAGGAGCGCTGGTTCGGCTTCGACGACGGCACCTACGCCGGCTGCCGCCTGCTCGAGATCCTGAGCCGCGAGGCCGACCCCAGCGCCGCGCTGAACGCCTTGCCGACCAGCCACGCCACGCCCGAGCTGAACGTGCCGTGTGACGAGGGCGAGCCGCATGCGCTGGCCGCACGGCTGCAGACGCTGGCCGCCAGCTGGTTTGCGGCGCCGGCTGCGGGCCAGGCCCCGTCGGGCGCACGGGCGTTGCCCGAAGGCGTGGCCGCGCCCGTGGTCTCCACCATTGACGGCCTGCGCGTGGACTGGTCCGACGGGTTTGGCCTGATCCGCGCCAGCAACACCACGCCGGTGTTGGTGCTGCGCTTTGAAGGGCAGACCGATGCAGCCTTGCGCCGCATCGAGGCCGACATGCTGGCGCTGCTGCACGCGGTCAAGCCCGATGCGCAGCTCGCCCAGGCCGCGCATTGA
- a CDS encoding response regulator transcription factor encodes MRILVVEDDVALAAQIQHALQAAGFVVDVEHDGEAAAFAGSVEAYDAAVLDLGLPRKDGLTVLRDWREADRHWPVLVLTARNRWSDKLAGFNAGADDYLTKPFMLEEVVLRLRAMLRRVSGSGSAVLRAGGLEYDVAAGRFVWQGQGLQLTAQEHKILAYFMHHPGQLLTRTAISEHVYARDLDPDSNTLDVLIGRIRRKLGAPDLLVTERGQGFRLKVD; translated from the coding sequence GTGCGCATCCTGGTGGTGGAAGACGATGTGGCGCTGGCCGCGCAGATTCAGCATGCCCTGCAGGCGGCCGGCTTCGTGGTCGACGTGGAGCACGACGGCGAGGCCGCGGCGTTTGCGGGCAGCGTCGAGGCCTACGACGCCGCGGTGCTGGACCTGGGCCTGCCGCGCAAGGACGGCCTGACCGTGCTGCGCGACTGGCGCGAGGCCGACCGCCATTGGCCGGTGCTGGTGCTGACGGCACGCAACCGCTGGAGCGACAAGCTGGCAGGCTTCAACGCGGGGGCCGACGACTACCTGACCAAGCCCTTCATGCTCGAAGAGGTGGTGCTGCGCCTGCGCGCCATGCTGCGCCGCGTGTCGGGCAGCGGCAGCGCGGTGCTGCGGGCCGGCGGGCTCGAATACGACGTGGCCGCGGGCCGCTTTGTCTGGCAGGGCCAGGGTTTGCAGCTGACGGCGCAGGAGCACAAAATCCTGGCCTACTTCATGCACCACCCGGGTCAGCTGCTCACGCGCACGGCCATCAGCGAACACGTCTACGCACGTGACCTGGACCCCGACTCCAACACCCTGGACGTGCTCATCGGCCGCATCCGCCGCAAGCTGGGTGCGCCCGACCTGCTGGTGACCGAGCGCGGCCAGGGGTTCCGGCTGAAGGTGGATTGA
- a CDS encoding PepSY domain-containing protein — translation MTVTRTTLTTTAAALLLALAPAAWALNASQALQVMQNNGYVAAHGLVLEHGHWTAQATSQAGQRAHLLVHDATSGFTAIQRADIGTKLPGAAQVTERLRSLGYAVIHDVAFDDGFWEAEVRQSRRGEKIELVLHPVSLAVLSQTSAAGNANANVLPAAQILQLLQQAGYTQVRDLEFDDGRWEAEAYNAAGQPVDLSINAATGAVEREKLDD, via the coding sequence ATGACCGTCACCCGCACCACCCTGACCACCACCGCTGCCGCGCTGCTGCTGGCGCTGGCCCCCGCCGCCTGGGCGCTGAACGCCTCGCAGGCCCTGCAGGTCATGCAGAACAACGGCTACGTGGCCGCGCATGGCCTGGTGCTGGAGCACGGCCACTGGACCGCCCAGGCCACCTCGCAAGCCGGCCAGCGTGCCCACCTGCTGGTCCACGACGCGACCAGCGGCTTCACCGCGATCCAGCGCGCCGACATCGGCACCAAGCTGCCCGGCGCGGCCCAGGTGACCGAGCGCCTGCGCAGCCTGGGGTATGCCGTGATCCACGACGTGGCGTTTGACGACGGCTTCTGGGAGGCCGAGGTGCGCCAGAGCCGGCGCGGCGAGAAGATCGAGCTGGTGCTGCACCCCGTGAGCCTGGCGGTGTTGAGCCAGACCAGTGCCGCCGGCAATGCCAACGCCAACGTCCTGCCCGCGGCGCAGATCCTGCAGCTGCTGCAGCAAGCCGGCTACACCCAGGTGCGCGACCTCGAGTTCGACGATGGCCGCTGGGAGGCCGAGGCCTACAACGCCGCCGGTCAGCCCGTGGACCTCTCCATCAACGCCGCCACCGGTGCGGTGGAGCGCGAAAAGCTGGACGACTGA
- a CDS encoding 3-deoxy-D-manno-octulosonic acid transferase, with product MPMMRTLYSLATVLAQPLLRRKLRRRGAAEPGYLQAVPERFGQYDPRVRKAAGLARRGPLVWVHAVSLGETRAAAPLVARLRRQLPAMRLLLTHGTATGRAEGRSLLQDGDIQVWQPWDTPAATRKFIQQFRPDVGVLMETEVWPNLMAACTAEDIPVVLANARMSAASLQRARRLAWLARPAYGALAAALPQTNEDAQHLKALGAPVRAVLGNLKYDADPDPALLAAGRRLKSQSRKPIVVFASSREGEEGELFKWLRPAVAGRDATTSGVELAHDALHAVQWLVVPRHPQRFQSVAELAQIQHLRVSERSTWGREPDHLVLPAEADRPEVWIGNSLGEMALYYGMADLALLGGSFKPLGGQNLIEAIACGCPVLMGPSTFNFEQAAREAQSRGAALRVANLGEAVQRAAALATDAPRMQRLRQAGANFSASYRGAAEATAQAIADVLARRGATGGGAPTQW from the coding sequence ATGCCCATGATGCGCACGCTCTACAGCCTGGCCACGGTGCTGGCCCAGCCCCTGCTGCGCCGCAAGCTCAGGCGCCGCGGGGCGGCCGAGCCGGGCTACCTGCAGGCCGTGCCCGAGCGCTTCGGCCAGTACGACCCGCGGGTGCGCAAGGCCGCCGGCCTGGCGCGGCGCGGACCGCTGGTCTGGGTGCACGCGGTGTCGCTGGGCGAGACGCGGGCCGCCGCGCCGCTGGTGGCGCGCCTGCGCCGCCAGCTGCCGGCGATGCGGCTGCTGCTCACGCACGGCACGGCCACGGGCCGGGCCGAAGGCCGCAGCCTGCTGCAGGACGGCGACATCCAGGTCTGGCAGCCCTGGGACACGCCGGCCGCCACGCGCAAGTTCATCCAGCAGTTCAGGCCCGACGTGGGCGTGCTGATGGAAACCGAGGTCTGGCCCAACCTGATGGCCGCCTGCACGGCCGAGGACATCCCCGTGGTGCTGGCCAACGCCCGCATGTCCGCGGCCTCGCTCCAGCGCGCGCGGCGCCTGGCCTGGCTGGCCCGGCCGGCCTATGGCGCGCTGGCGGCGGCGCTGCCGCAGACGAACGAGGATGCGCAGCACCTCAAGGCCCTGGGGGCGCCGGTGCGCGCTGTGCTGGGCAACCTGAAGTACGACGCCGATCCGGACCCGGCGCTGCTCGCCGCCGGGCGACGCCTGAAGTCGCAGTCACGCAAGCCCATCGTGGTGTTCGCCAGTTCGCGCGAAGGCGAAGAGGGCGAGCTGTTCAAGTGGCTGCGCCCGGCCGTGGCCGGCCGCGATGCCACGACCAGCGGCGTCGAGCTGGCGCACGATGCCCTGCACGCCGTGCAGTGGCTGGTGGTGCCACGCCATCCGCAGCGCTTCCAGTCGGTGGCCGAGCTGGCGCAGATCCAGCACCTGCGCGTGAGCGAACGCAGCACCTGGGGGCGCGAGCCCGACCACCTGGTGCTGCCGGCCGAGGCCGACCGGCCCGAGGTCTGGATCGGCAACAGCCTGGGCGAGATGGCGCTGTACTACGGCATGGCCGACCTGGCCTTGCTGGGCGGCAGCTTCAAGCCGCTGGGCGGGCAGAACCTCATCGAGGCCATCGCCTGCGGCTGCCCCGTCCTCATGGGGCCGTCCACCTTCAACTTCGAACAGGCGGCACGCGAAGCGCAATCGCGCGGGGCGGCGCTGCGCGTGGCCAACCTGGGCGAGGCGGTGCAGCGCGCCGCCGCCCTGGCGACCGATGCGCCGCGCATGCAGCGCCTGCGCCAGGCGGGGGCGAACTTCTCGGCCTCGTACCGGGGGGCGGCCGAAGCCACGGCCCAGGCCATCGCCGACGTGCTGGCGCGCCGCGGCGCCACGGGCGGGGGCGCGCCCACGCAGTGGTGA
- the tatC gene encoding twin-arginine translocase subunit TatC has translation MADNTSQDELAGTEQPFVEHLMELRDRLIKAILAIGVVAIVLALYPGAGTLYDWLAKPLVAHLPEGATMIATSVISPFMVPIKILLMAAFLVALPVVLYQVWAFVAPGLYSHEKRLVLPLVVSSTILFLGGVAFCYFIVFGKVFAFIQSFAPKSITAAPDIEAYLSFVLSMFLAFGLAFEVPIAVILLVRMGVVTIEKLKSFRGYFVVAAFVIAAVVTPPDVVSQLALAIPMILLYEVGILAARLFLPPETEAEASSDSGALATQGDEATQDGKGNSAP, from the coding sequence ATGGCCGACAACACCTCCCAAGACGAACTCGCCGGCACCGAACAGCCGTTTGTCGAACACCTGATGGAGCTGCGCGATCGCCTGATCAAGGCGATCTTGGCCATTGGCGTGGTGGCCATCGTGCTGGCGCTGTACCCCGGCGCGGGCACGCTGTACGACTGGCTGGCCAAGCCCCTGGTGGCGCACCTGCCCGAGGGCGCGACCATGATCGCCACCTCGGTGATCTCGCCGTTCATGGTGCCGATCAAGATCCTGCTGATGGCGGCCTTCCTGGTCGCGCTGCCCGTGGTGCTCTACCAGGTCTGGGCCTTTGTGGCGCCCGGGCTGTACTCGCACGAAAAGCGCCTGGTGTTGCCGCTGGTGGTGTCCAGCACCATTTTGTTCCTGGGTGGGGTGGCGTTCTGCTACTTCATCGTGTTCGGCAAGGTGTTCGCGTTCATCCAGAGCTTCGCGCCCAAGTCCATCACCGCCGCGCCGGACATCGAGGCCTACCTGAGCTTCGTGCTGTCCATGTTCCTGGCCTTTGGCCTGGCGTTCGAGGTGCCCATCGCCGTCATCCTGCTGGTGCGCATGGGCGTGGTGACCATCGAGAAACTCAAGTCCTTCCGCGGCTATTTCGTGGTGGCGGCCTTCGTCATCGCGGCCGTGGTCACGCCGCCCGATGTGGTGTCGCAGCTGGCGCTGGCGATTCCCATGATCCTGCTGTACGAGGTCGGCATCCTCGCGGCGCGCCTGTTCCTGCCGCCCGAGACCGAGGCGGAGGCCAGCTCCGACTCCGGGGCCCTCGCGACGCAGGGCGACGAGGCGACGCAGGACGGCAAGGGCAACAGCGCGCCCTGA
- the hisF gene encoding imidazole glycerol phosphate synthase subunit HisF, with amino-acid sequence MLAKRIIPCLDVTGGRVVKGVNFVELRDAGDPVEIAARYNEQGADELTFLDITATSDGRDLILNIIEAVASQVFIPLTVGGGVRTVDDVRRLLNAGADKTSFNSAAIANPEVIREASAKYGAQCIVVAIDAKRRVGDEVVARGEGWDVYSHGGRKNTGLDAVAWATRMAELGAGEILLTSMDKDGTKSGFDLALTRAVADAVPVPVIASGGVGTLDHLADGVQQGGADAVLAASIFHYGEYTVGQAKAHMASRGIPVRE; translated from the coding sequence ATGCTCGCCAAACGAATCATTCCCTGTCTGGACGTCACCGGTGGTCGCGTCGTCAAAGGTGTCAACTTCGTCGAGTTGCGCGACGCCGGCGATCCGGTCGAGATCGCCGCGCGCTACAACGAGCAGGGGGCCGATGAGCTCACCTTCCTCGACATCACGGCCACCAGCGACGGGCGTGACCTGATCCTCAACATCATCGAGGCCGTGGCCAGCCAGGTCTTCATCCCGCTGACGGTGGGCGGCGGTGTGCGCACCGTCGACGACGTGCGCCGCCTGCTCAACGCCGGGGCCGACAAGACCAGCTTCAACTCGGCCGCCATCGCCAACCCCGAGGTGATCCGCGAGGCCTCGGCCAAGTACGGCGCGCAGTGCATCGTGGTCGCCATCGACGCCAAGCGGCGCGTGGGCGACGAGGTTGTCGCGCGCGGCGAGGGCTGGGACGTCTACAGCCACGGCGGGCGCAAGAACACCGGCCTGGATGCCGTGGCCTGGGCCACCCGCATGGCCGAGCTGGGCGCGGGCGAGATCCTGCTCACCAGCATGGACAAGGACGGCACCAAGAGCGGATTCGACCTGGCGCTGACGCGCGCCGTGGCCGACGCGGTGCCGGTGCCCGTCATCGCCTCGGGGGGCGTGGGCACCCTGGACCACCTCGCCGACGGCGTGCAGCAAGGCGGTGCCGATGCGGTGCTGGCGGCCAGCATCTTCCACTACGGCGAGTACACCGTGGGCCAGGCCAAGGCGCACATGGCCAGCCGCGGCATTCCGGTGCGCGAGTGA